Sequence from the Agarivorans sp. Alg241-V36 genome:
GCTCTGGACTGTCGACATCATCCACATCGTCGTCATCACTATTAGCGGCGGTTTCGTTAGCGCTAGACTTAGGCGGATTACTCACCAAACCATGAAAAGCTCTGCGACCGGTGAGCTTTTTGTACTTAAGCCAGACCTTTTGCTCAGCCGTCTCCGGCTCGGCATCACCACGGCATACCGATACAAAGAGCGACTCGATGTCATCCACTGGCTCGCGGCTTGATTCGTCGAGTTCTTTAAACGCGCTACCGCAACGCTCAAGCAACTCGGCTTCTTTAATGGTAAAGGCGCCGCTGCGAGAAAAGCCTCGGCGAAAGTGTTTATCATCTGCAAATCGGCGTTTGGCCGAAAACGATCCATTCATAGCTCGGACTCAACTAAAAAGAAATCATCAAATGTAGGGGTGAAAAACCCAACAGTTAAAATAATTAATCCATAGTCGACATTCTTGCAAGAAAATAAGTCGCTTTTTTTACAGTGGCTACTGGCCGATTTGCAGCCAGTCTTGCGGTACTAAATAACGTTGATATAAACGCTCTTCTAAACTACCGGCTTCTGGTTGCCAGTTGTAGCGCCATTTAACCAACGGCGGCAAAGACATAAGGATTGACTCGGTACGTCCGCCCGACTGCAAACCAAACAAGGTGCCACGGTCGAAAACCAAATTAAATTCAACATAACGGCCACGTCGATACAGCTGAAAATCTTTTTGTTGCTCGGTGAAGGGGCTTTTTTTGCGGCGTTCCACAATGGGTAAATAAGCGTTTAAAAAGCCTTCTCCCACAGCTTGTGTAAAAGCGAAGCTTTGCTCAAAACCAGGCTGATTAAGATCGTCAAAGAACAAACCGCCAACACCACGTGTTTCGTTGCGATGTTTTAAGAAGAAATAACGGTCGCACCAAGCTTTGTATTTTGGATAGACATCCTCACCAAAGGGGGCGCATAAATCAGCCGCGGTTTGGTGCCAGGCAATGCAATCTTCATCAAAGCCGTAGTATGGGGTTAAGTCAAAGCCGCCACCAAACCACCAAATGGCCTCCTCGCCTTCTTTTTCGGCCACAAAAAAACGTACATTGGCGTGAGACGTAGGCACCATCGGGTTATTGGGGTGAATAACTAAAGATACACCCATTGCTTCAAAACGACGGCCTGCTAATTCTGGTCGCTGAGCGGTTGCCGAAGCTGGCATTTGTTCACCACAAACATGGGAGAAGTTAACCCCCGCTTGCTCAAACACCTGGCCATTAGTTAATACTCTAGTGCGTCCTTCTCCGGTTAAGCCTTTGTGCTCTGCCGGGTCTCGCTGCCAGTCATCATGCAAGAACCTTGCGCCACCATCTTGTTGCTCCAGCTGCTGGCAAATGCTTTGTTGCAGCTGCAGAAAAAACTGACGTACCGCTTCAATATTAATCTCTTGCATGAGCTTCCTCTTATCGAACTAGGCGCGAATCACTTCGCCGGTGAAAATGTCTTTAATCTGGCTGGTTTGCTTAGCGGCCCCTAAGGGGCCATCTAATACCCAATCAACGCCTTGCAATTGCATGGTTTGTTCGGCAGTTTCAGCTGGCGTTTCACCACTGTAATTGGCAGAAGTGGAGACTATCGGTTTTCCCCACTCGGCACATAGCTTGGTCACTAAAGGGTGCTGGGTTAAACGCACCGCCACTGAATCAAACTTGCCACTGATCCAGCTTGGCGTTGCAGCGGATACCGGCACCAGCCAAGTAGTTGGGCGCTCTGGAATACTAACCAATAGCTGCTGTTGCTCTAC
This genomic interval carries:
- the maoP gene encoding DUF413 domain-containing protein, translating into MNGSFSAKRRFADDKHFRRGFSRSGAFTIKEAELLERCGSAFKELDESSREPVDDIESLFVSVCRGDAEPETAEQKVWLKYKKLTGRRAFHGLVSNPPKSSANETAANSDDDDVDDVDSPELDDED
- the hemF gene encoding oxygen-dependent coproporphyrinogen oxidase, which produces MQEINIEAVRQFFLQLQQSICQQLEQQDGGARFLHDDWQRDPAEHKGLTGEGRTRVLTNGQVFEQAGVNFSHVCGEQMPASATAQRPELAGRRFEAMGVSLVIHPNNPMVPTSHANVRFFVAEKEGEEAIWWFGGGFDLTPYYGFDEDCIAWHQTAADLCAPFGEDVYPKYKAWCDRYFFLKHRNETRGVGGLFFDDLNQPGFEQSFAFTQAVGEGFLNAYLPIVERRKKSPFTEQQKDFQLYRRGRYVEFNLVFDRGTLFGLQSGGRTESILMSLPPLVKWRYNWQPEAGSLEERLYQRYLVPQDWLQIGQ
- a CDS encoding Sua5/YciO/YrdC/YwlC family protein: MTTSSNASLTQSIHQAAAALKQGLVLAYPTEAVFGLGCDPDQQAAVEQILRIKRRPVEKGLILLAATLEQLLPYIDYAALSVEQQQLLVSIPERPTTWLVPVSAATPSWISGKFDSVAVRLTQHPLVTKLCAEWGKPIVSTSANYSGETPAETAEQTMQLQGVDWVLDGPLGAAKQTSQIKDIFTGEVIRA